A region of Cucumis melo cultivar AY chromosome 2, USDA_Cmelo_AY_1.0, whole genome shotgun sequence DNA encodes the following proteins:
- the LOC103492438 gene encoding protochlorophyllide-dependent translocon component 52, chloroplastic-like: MGVATISSIHLLHIPTTLTLNPPRSRLLSSSFKITTTQRNVLRKCGLLHTAMASDDVVTSERRTMEEEKFDWFSEWYPVMPVCDLDKKVPTGKKVLGLDLVVWWDRNENAWKVFDDSCPHRLAPLSEGRIDQWGRLQCVYHGWCFNGSGDCKFIPQAPPDGPPVHSSKKACAAVYPSTMQNGIVWFWPNLDPKFKDIIMEKKPPFIPELDDPSYVKLEGNRDMAYGYEVLIENLMDLAHLPYAHYGIIPAPPPMKNRVNTDRERGRPLEMVVEKLKADGFVGKDETLRHKFFAPCVYYYFTDPELVQGNVESSSKNDGSLSSTANVKKPPTEISRRTFLAFFCIPVSPGKSRLIWAFPNNFDKWVHSIVPRWMFHIVQNLILDSDMYLLRVEEHKYEEIGTSNWHKACYVPVKSDAFVVGFRRWLNKYAGGQVDWGGKYSGSLPPLPPREQVLERYWSHVVNCKSCNGAYKALNKAEVSLQVISIAAIGALALTKSGVSSAKVRATIFIIAILCFAASKWLSHFIHKTFRFHDYIHALV, encoded by the exons ATGGGAGTTGCGACAATCTCTTCTATTCATCTACTTCACATTCCAACCACACTCACACTCAACCCCCCGAGATCGAGATTATTATCTTCCAGTTTCAAGATCACGACGACGCAACGGAATGTGTTGAGGAAGTGCGGATTACTCCACACGGCCATGGCGTCCGACGACGTCGTGACTTCGGAACGACGGACGATGGAGGAGGAGAAGTTCGATTGGTTTTCGGAGTGGTATCCGGTGATGCCGGTGTGCGATTTGGACAAGAAAGTACCGACTGGGAAGAAGGTTTTGGGGTTGGATTTGGTGGTGTGGTGGGATAGGAATGAGAATGCGTGGAAGGTGTTTGATGATAGTTGTCCACATAGATTAGCGCCATTGTCGGAAGGGAGGATCGATCAGTGGGGGAGATTACAGTGTGTATACCATGGATGGTGCTTTAATGGCTCCGGTGATTGTAAATTCATCCCCCAAGCGCCCCCCGACGGCCCTCCG GTTCACTCGTCCAAGAAGGCATGTGCCGCTGTATATCCGAGCACGATGCAGAACGGCATAGTATGGTTCTGGCCAAACTTGGATCCCAAATTCAAAGATATTATTATGGAGAAGAAACCTCCCTTTATTCCGGAGCTAGATGACCCATCTTACGTCAAGTTAGAGGGCAATAGGGATATGGCATACGG GTACGAGGTACTGATTGAAAATCTCATGGACCTTGCCCATCTTCCATACGCTCACTACGGGATAATTCCAGCCCCGCCACCAATGAAAAACAG AGTGAACACTGATAGGGAACGCGGCAGACCGCTCGAAATGGTCGTTGAAAAGTTGAAAGCAGATGGTTTTGTTGGCAAAGACGAAACGCTCCGTCACAAGTTTTTTGCACCTTGTGTCTATTATTACTTCACTGATCCAGAGCTGGTTCAAGGAAATGTAGAGAGCTCCAGCAAGAATGATGGATCTTTATCGTCAACTGCAAATGTAAAG AAACCGCCAACTGAAATCTCAAGAAGAACATTCTTGGCTTTTTTCTGCATCCCGGTTAGTCCAGGTAAAAGCAGATTGATATGGGCCTTCCCTAATAACTTTGATAAATGGGTACACTCTATTGTCCCACGATGGATGTTTCATATAGTACAGAACTTGATTCTAGATTCAGACATGTATCTTCTTCGTGTTGAG GAGCATAAATATGAGGAAATAGGCACTTCCAATTGGCATAAAGCTTGTTATGTGCCAGTAAAATCAGATGCTTTCGTTGTTGGATTTAGAAGATGGTTGAACAAGTATGCAGGTGGTCAAGTTGATTGGGGAGGCAAATATTCTGGCTCTCTTCCTCCGCTTCCTCCTAGAGAGCAAGTGTTAGAAAG gTACTGGAGCCATGTGGTGAACTGCAAGAGCTGCAATGGAGCATATAAAGCTCTGAACAAAGCTGAGGTGAGTCTTCAGGTGATCTCCATAGCTGCAATTGGAGCTTTGGCATTGACAAAAAGTGGTGTAAGTTCAGCAAAAGTTAGAGCCACCATTTTCATCATTGCAATACTCTGTTTTGCTGCTTCAAAGTGGTTATCACATTTCATTCACAAAACTTTCCGCTTCCATGACTACATTCATGCCTTGGTTTGA
- the LOC103492541 gene encoding protochlorophyllide-dependent translocon component 52, chloroplastic-like, translated as MEVARISSPHLIHIPTTFNRTLTPNPSSIASNRNPPPRSRSFSSFKTATHRNAIRKCELIRTAMASDVVTSERPEVEEEKFDWFAEWYPVMPVCDLDKRVPVGKKVLGLDLVVWWDRNENAWKVFDDSCPHRLAPLSEGRIDQWGRLQCVYHGWCFNGSGDCKFIPQAPPDGPPVHSSKKACVAIYPTTVQNDILWFWPNSDPKFKDIILEKKPPFIPELDDPSYVKLEGNRDMAYGYEILIENLLDPAHVPYAHYKIIPAPPSIKNRATADREGGRPLELVVEKLKADGFVGRHERIRHKFFAPCVYYFFSDPELVQGNVESSSKNDEAVSSTANVKKPPTEISQRRSFLVFYCIPVSPGKSRLIWAFPRNFGKWMNYIVPRWMFHIGQNLILDSDMYFLRVEEHKLEEIGPSNWHKACYVPVKSDALVVGFRRWLNKYAGGRVDWGGKYSGSLPPLPPREEVFERYRSHVVNCKSCNGAYKALNIAEVSLQAISIAAIGALALTKNGVISATVRATIVTIAILCFAASKWLSHFIHKTFHFQDYNHALV; from the exons ATGGAGGTTGCCAGAATTTCTTCTCCTCATCTAATCCACATCCCAACCACGTTCAACAGAACCCTAACCCCCAATCCCTCCTCCATCGCTTCGAATCGGAATCCGCCGCCGAGATCGAGATCATTTTCCAGTTTCAAGACGGCGACGCATCGAAATGCGATTAGAAAGTGCGAATTAATCCGCACAGCCATGGCGTCCGACGTTGTCACTTCAGAACGACCGGAAGTGGAGGAAGAGAAGTTCGATTGGTTTGCGGAGTGGTACCCGGTGATGCCGGTGTGCGATTTGGACAAGAGAGTACCGGTTGGGAAGAAGGTTTTGGGGTTGGATTTGGTGGTGTGGTGGGATAGGAATGAGAATGCGTGGAAGGTGTTTGATGATAGTTGTCCTCATAGATTGGCGCCGTTGTCGGAAGGGAGGATCGATCAGTGGGGGAGATTACAGTGTGTGTACCATGGATGGTGCTTTAATGGCTCCGGTGACTGTAAATTCATCCCTCAAGCGCCTCCCGATGGCCCTCCG GTTCACTCATCCAAGAAGGCATGTGTCGCTATATATCCAACAACAGTGCAGAATGACATACTGTGGTTCTGGCCAAACTCGGACCCCAAATTCAAAGATATCATTTTGGAGAAGAAACCTCCCTTTATTCCGGAGCTGGACGACCCATCTTATGTTAAGCTAGAGGGCAATAGGGATATGGCCTATGG GTATGAGATACTGATTGAAAATCTTTTGGACCCTGCCCATGTTCCATACGCGCACTACAAGATAATTCCAGCTCCACCATCAATAAAAAACAG AGCGACTGCTGATAGGGAAGGCGGCAGACCACTAGAATTGGTTGTTGAAAAGTTGAAAGCAGATGGATTTGTTGGCAGACACGAAAGGATCCGTCACAAGTTTTTTGCACCTTGTGTCTATTATTTTTTCTCTGATCCAGAGTTGGTTCAAGGAAATGTAGAGAGCTCCAGCAAGAACGATGAAGCTGTATCATCAACTGCAAATGTAAAG AAACCGCCAACAGAAATCTCGCAGAGAAGATCATTTCTGGTTTTCTACTGCATCCCAGTTAGTCCAGGCAAAAGCAGATTGATATGGGCCTTCCCTAGGAACTTTGGGAAATGGATGAATTATATTGTCCCACGATGGATGTTTCACATAGGGCAGAACTTGATTTTAGATTCAGACATGTATTTTCTTCGTGTTGAG gaGCATAAATTGGAGGAAATAGGCCCTTCAAATTGGCATAAAGCTTGTTATGTGCCAGTAAAATCAGATGCTTTGGTTGTTGGATTTAGAAGATGGTTGAACAAGTATGCAGGTGGTCGAGTTGATTGGGGAGGCAAATATTCTGGCTCTCTTCCTCCACTCCCTCCCAGAGAAGAGGTCTTCGAAAG GTACCGGAGCCATGTGGTGAATTGCAAGAGCTGCAATGGTGCATACAAAGCTCTAAACATAGCTGAGGTGAGTCTTCAGGCCATCTCCATTGCTGCAATTGGAGCTTTGGCATTGACAAAAAATGGTGTAATTTCAGCAACAGTTAGAGCCACCATTGTCACCATTGCAATACTCTGTTTTGCTGCTTCAAAGTGGTTATCCCATTTCATTCACAAAACTTTCCACTTCCAAGATTACAACCATGCCCTGGTTTGA
- the LOC127143761 gene encoding uncharacterized protein LOC127143761, translating to MKDSDPTTEPIGQHLIKLISNLCFSVFVFSVLIITVIAITYQPPDPWLESTPALTKFFTSSENATFKNDESVVKTGEDLVSVLPPAISPALGNQITEEVIEKSEEVIANSTTLKLNCDELRGVNCSDPRILIAVERFNLKAFKSIAFLEYQSPVNGSKEDECDVSWRFRNKKEKSWRKYRDFRRFKFDVGEDCDYKVVHAGGWHSGINARRPRSAMNNRSRGGGSGRVAPPVRDEEINDTIPTLGSETNFRKGKYLYYSRGGDYCKGMNQYLWSFLCGLGEAMYLNRTFVMDLSVCLAGSYNPSNKDEEGKDFRFYFDFEHLKEVASIVEEGEFVRDWKKWDKGHKRKIPVRKVVSHKVTPMQLRKDKNTIIMRQFDAPEPENYWYRVCEGQAAKYIQRPWHAVWKSKRLMNIVTEISGRMDWDFDAVHVVRGEKAQNKELWPHLDSDTAPDAILEKLKGMVQPWRNLYIATNEPFYNYFDKLRSNFKVHLLDDFKELWGNTSEWYNETTLVNNGRPVEFDGYMRVAVDTEVFYRAKTRVETFYNLTKDCKDGINTC from the coding sequence ATGAAAGATTCAGATCCCACCACTGAGCCCATTGGGCAGCATTTGATTAAGCTCATAAGTAATCTCTGTTTCTCTGTTTTTGTGTTTTCTGTTCTTATTATCACTGTCATTGCTATCACTTACCAGCCTCCAGATCCGTGGCTTGAATCCACTCCTGCTCTTACCAAGTTCTTCACTTCTTCCGAGAATGCTACTTTCAAGAACGATGAATCTGTTGTTAAAACAGGGGAGGATTTGGTCTCTGTTCTTCCCCCTGCGATCTCCCCTGCTTTGGGAAACCAGATTACTGAGGAGGTGATTGAGAAATCTGAGGAGGTAATTGCTAATTCTACTACCCTTAAATTGAATTGTGATGAACTGCGTGGTGTGAATTGTTCCGACCCCCGTATTTTGATTGCGGTCGAGAGGTTTAATCTGAAGGCATTTAAGTCTATTGCGTTTCTTGAGTATCAATCTCCTGTTAATGGGTCGAAGGAAGATGAATGTGATGTTTCGTGGAGATTTAGGAACAAGAAAGAGAAGTCGTGGAGGAAGTATAGGGATTTTCGTCGGTTTAAATTCGATGTCGGGGAGGATTGTGATTATAAGGTAGTTCATGCTGGTGGTTGGCATTCAGGTATAAATGCTCGACGACCGAGAAGTGCGATGAACAATCGTTCTAGAGGTGGTGGAAGTGGTAGAGTTGCTCCACCGGTACGGGACGAGGAGATTAACGACACGATCCCAACATTGGGATCGGAGACGAATTTTAGGAAGGGGAAGTACTTGTACTATTCACGTGGAGGGGATTACTGTAAAGGAATGAACCAATATCTATGGAGTTTCTTGTGCGGTTTGGGAGAAGCAATGTATTTGAACAGGACTTTTGTGATGGATTTGAGTGTTTGTCTGgcaggtagttataatccgagcAACAAAGATGAGGAGGGGAAAGATTTTCGTTTTTACTTCGATTTCGAGCATCTTAAAGAAGTTGCATCGATTGTAGAGGAGGGTGAATTTGTGAGAGATTGGAAGAAATGGGATAAAGGCCACAAGAGGAAGATACCTGTTAGGAAGGTTGTGAGCCATAAAGTGACACCAATGCAACTGAGGAAAGATAAAAATACAATCATAATGAGGCAGTTTGACGCTCCTGAGCCTGAGAATTATTGGTACAGAGTGTGTGAGGGGCAGGCTGCAAAATATATTCAACGGCCATGGCATGCCGTATGGAAATCGAAAAGATTGATGAATATCGTGACAGAAATCAGTGGTCGTATGGACTGGGATTTTGATGCAGTTCATGTGGTTCGAGGAGAGAAGGCACAAAACAAAGAGCTTTGGCCTCATTTAGATTCAGATACAGCTCCTGATGCTATTCTTGAAAAGTTGAAAGGGATGGTTCAGCCTTGGAGGAATCTGTATATAGCCACCAATGAACCATTCTATAACTACTTCGACAAATTGCGATCTAATTTTAAAGTCCATTTGCTTGATGATTTCAAGGAATTATGGGGAAACACCAGTGAGTGGTACAACGAAACAACGCTTGTAAACAACGGTAGACCAGTCGAGTTCGATGGGTACATGAGAGTCGCGGTGGATACAGAAGTGTTCTACAGGGCAAAAACCCGCGTTGAAACATTCTATAATTTGACTAAAGACTGCAAGGATGGAATCAATACGTGCTGA
- the LOC103492542 gene encoding peptidyl-tRNA hydrolase, mitochondrial-like isoform X2 has protein sequence MFNKLTKRGFCTAISSRPWLFVGLGNPGEKFRGTRHNVGFEMIDVFAESVGIPMNRVHCKAVFGEGFVGDIPVFLAKPQTYMNLSGESAGPLAAYYKLPLNRVLVFHDDMTLPCGVLRLQHNGGHGYHNGEFARLRIGIGRPPGQMDPKAFLLQKFNNTAQERIDTALQEGVGALKLLLSHGLSESARHFNHEQKYKHIRLQTMPV, from the exons ATGTTCAATAAGTTAACCAAGCGTGGCTTTTGTACGGCAATATCATCACGACCTTGGCTTTTTGTGGGGTTGGGAAACCCTGGAGAGAAGTTCAGAGGGACTAGGCACAAT GTGGGCTTTGAGATGATTGATGTATTTGCTGAGTCTGTTGGAATTCCAATGAACAGGGTTCACTGTAAAGCTGTGTTTGGTGAAG GTTTTGTTGGGGACATCCCTGTTTTTCTGGCAAAGCCTCAAACTTACATGAACCTGAGTGGTGAATCT GCAGGACCACTTGCAGCTTATTACAAGCTTCCTCTGAACCGTGTGCTCGTG TTTCATGATGACATGACCTTACCTTGTGGGGTGCTTAGGCTTCAACACAATGGAGGACACGGCTACCACAATGG AGAGTTTGCTAGGTTAAGAATCG GCATCGGAAGGCCACCTGGTCAAATGGATCCGAAAGCATTCTTGCTTCAAAAGTTCAATAACACTGCTCAAGAACGA atTGATACTGCATTACAAGAAGGGGTTGGCGCCTTGAAGCTCCTATTGTCTCACGGTTTGTCTGAGAGTGCAAGACACTTCAACCACGAACAAAAATACAAGCACATAAGGCTACAAACCATGCCAGTATGA
- the LOC103492542 gene encoding peptidyl-tRNA hydrolase, mitochondrial-like isoform X3, producing the protein MIDVFAESVGIPMNRVHCKAVFGEGFVGDIPVFLAKPQTYMNLSGESAGPLAAYYKLPLNRVLVFHDDMTLPCGVLRLQHNGGHGYHNGLKSVIYHFRGNREFARLRIGIGRPPGQMDPKAFLLQKFNNTAQERIDTALQEGVGALKLLLSHGLSESARHFNHEQKYKHIRLQTMPV; encoded by the exons ATGATTGATGTATTTGCTGAGTCTGTTGGAATTCCAATGAACAGGGTTCACTGTAAAGCTGTGTTTGGTGAAG GTTTTGTTGGGGACATCCCTGTTTTTCTGGCAAAGCCTCAAACTTACATGAACCTGAGTGGTGAATCT GCAGGACCACTTGCAGCTTATTACAAGCTTCCTCTGAACCGTGTGCTCGTG TTTCATGATGACATGACCTTACCTTGTGGGGTGCTTAGGCTTCAACACAATGGAGGACACGGCTACCACAATGG gCTGAAGAGTGTCATTTATCATTTTCGAGGGAACAGAGAGTTTGCTAGGTTAAGAATCG GCATCGGAAGGCCACCTGGTCAAATGGATCCGAAAGCATTCTTGCTTCAAAAGTTCAATAACACTGCTCAAGAACGA atTGATACTGCATTACAAGAAGGGGTTGGCGCCTTGAAGCTCCTATTGTCTCACGGTTTGTCTGAGAGTGCAAGACACTTCAACCACGAACAAAAATACAAGCACATAAGGCTACAAACCATGCCAGTATGA
- the LOC103492542 gene encoding peptidyl-tRNA hydrolase, mitochondrial-like isoform X1, with translation MFNKLTKRGFCTAISSRPWLFVGLGNPGEKFRGTRHNVGFEMIDVFAESVGIPMNRVHCKAVFGEGFVGDIPVFLAKPQTYMNLSGESAGPLAAYYKLPLNRVLVFHDDMTLPCGVLRLQHNGGHGYHNGLKSVIYHFRGNREFARLRIGIGRPPGQMDPKAFLLQKFNNTAQERIDTALQEGVGALKLLLSHGLSESARHFNHEQKYKHIRLQTMPV, from the exons ATGTTCAATAAGTTAACCAAGCGTGGCTTTTGTACGGCAATATCATCACGACCTTGGCTTTTTGTGGGGTTGGGAAACCCTGGAGAGAAGTTCAGAGGGACTAGGCACAAT GTGGGCTTTGAGATGATTGATGTATTTGCTGAGTCTGTTGGAATTCCAATGAACAGGGTTCACTGTAAAGCTGTGTTTGGTGAAG GTTTTGTTGGGGACATCCCTGTTTTTCTGGCAAAGCCTCAAACTTACATGAACCTGAGTGGTGAATCT GCAGGACCACTTGCAGCTTATTACAAGCTTCCTCTGAACCGTGTGCTCGTG TTTCATGATGACATGACCTTACCTTGTGGGGTGCTTAGGCTTCAACACAATGGAGGACACGGCTACCACAATGG gCTGAAGAGTGTCATTTATCATTTTCGAGGGAACAGAGAGTTTGCTAGGTTAAGAATCG GCATCGGAAGGCCACCTGGTCAAATGGATCCGAAAGCATTCTTGCTTCAAAAGTTCAATAACACTGCTCAAGAACGA atTGATACTGCATTACAAGAAGGGGTTGGCGCCTTGAAGCTCCTATTGTCTCACGGTTTGTCTGAGAGTGCAAGACACTTCAACCACGAACAAAAATACAAGCACATAAGGCTACAAACCATGCCAGTATGA